The genomic stretch GCTGGTGGATCGACTCGACGGGCAGTCGGGCGGCCTCAGACGTCCGGGTGTTCAATCCAGCAGGGCGAGGCGCGGAGTTCATGGCGGACAGGAGGGGAGCTTCCGTTGACGCCTCAACTGCTGCGCTTGTCAGGCAGGCGCTGGTGATGAGGTACGCGGCGAGCGCTGATCGGAAGTGAAGCCGCTTCGGATCGCCTAACCAACTGAGAGTTCCGTGCCCTATCCTGGGCGACCTGACGAAAGGGGACTCTCATGGACCTTGAACAAGGTGAAACGGGCGAACCGTGGACTCGGCGAGAAGTAGAGGCGACTGTCACGGCCTACTTCCAGATGCTGCGCATGCAGGAGCTTGGTCAGCGGCTTAACAAAGCCGAGCACAACCGCCGGCTGCTTGAGAAGCTGCCCGCTCGTAACCTTAAGGCAATTGAGTACAAGCATCGCAACATTAGCGCCGTGATGAACCTCTACGGCGCCCAGATGCTGAGCGGATACAGGCCCGCTACCAACTTCCAACAGTTGCTGGTGGACGTCGTCGGTCAGACCTTGGCGCAGGATCGGGCGTTCGATGAGGCTGCGATCCGCAGCGTCGAGACGCCGGCCGAGGTCCCAGTTCTGGGTAGCTTCGAAGACTTCCTGGTGGAAGCGCCGAAGGTCAAAGAGCGCGTTCAAGAACAACGCGCGGAGTGGATACGCCGCGCACCCGTGAAGCGCGACTACCTGGAGCGGGAATCGCGCAACCGTTCACTTGGCTTGGCCGGCGAGCTTCTCGTCATGGAGTACGAAGCGCGGCGGCTTCATGAAGAAGGTGCCAAGCGTTTCGCCGATCGGATCGAACACGTCTCGCAAGTGCGCGGCGACGGCACCGGCTACGACATCCTGTCCTTCGACGCTGACGGGCGCGAGCGCTTCATCGAAGTCAAGACAACCGCCTACATGGCGGAGACGCCGTTCTTTGTCACGCCGAACGAGGTGGACTTCTCCAGCGAGCAGTTCCGTCAGTTCCATCTGTATCGCCTCTTCGCGTTTCGGAAGAGGCCGCGGATGTTTGTGTTGACTGGACCTGTGGCGGCGAACTGCCATCTGGAGGCGAATGGCTTCCGCGCCACAGTGATGGGGATTCAGCCACCCTCCATCTGAGCGTCCACTTCGACGGCAGCGTCTTCCTTTGCCTTACGCGGCTTTGGCATTGTCGTCCGCAGAGCGATGTTGGCGGCTCTGGCGATCTTTTTTCGAGCCTCATCTGCCTTGTCGCCTTCAAGCACATCACGCTTGATTACTTCACTTATCAGAACATCCTTGATCTGCGCCGTGTCGATGCGCACGTCGGGTGAAACGCGTCGCAACTCGCGCCGAATAACATCGAGGACCGTATCGGTTTGCAGAAGCGCACCCAGAAAGAAGCGGGAAAGCGCCTGTCGCTGAGTGTGATATTCGCCAAGCATGGACCGTTGCCAGCCCTCCTTGCACCACAGATAGAGAAGCTCGACATCACCTGCAGCGCGTGGGTTCAGAGCACAAAAGTCAATCTCAAGAACCAGCTCCTGATCAATCGGCTTTGCAAAGATCAAGTGGTAGACGCGCCAAGTGATGCCGTTGGTGAGCAGGACCCAATCCACACCTTGGTTAGCCGCGTAGTCGATGGCCTGTTTGACGTGCGTATCTTTGAGGTCGAGGCCGATCGCCTTCACCTCAATCAGTGTTTGGAGCTGCCCGTCGATCTTGATAGCGAGGTCACAGAACGTGCTGCGTATTGAGTGCTCGGACGTGACGTCCGAGTACTTGTCGTAGCCGAACACGTCGGCAAGCATGTCCTTGATGATGGTGACGGTGTCTGCTTCGCCTACGTCGCGAGCACGAGCGGCAGCGAGGATAGGCTGATAGCGCTTGAGACCGGCGACCAGACGCTCAGCGACTTTCTTGGGTACAGCGGCCATGAGTTCACATCCCTGGAAAAGGCTCGGGGCGAACATACAAGATTGAGTAGCGATCACGTTGACCGCTCGGCGGCTACTCGGAGCGAAAAAAAGGCGGCCATTCGGCCGCCTTTTCTCTTGACCTACCCCGTCTAACTAGAGGCAGAAATTCCTTATTGCATCAAACCCCAATCGGGTTCGGCTTCTCGCTATCAATCTTGTACTGCTTGATAGCCCGAGCCACGTCCTTCGCGGTCATCTTCCCTTCCGCCGCCAGCGCGGCAATCGCCGCGTGGGCGATGTGGAAGCGGTCCACTTCGAAGTGGCGGCGCAGGTTTTCGCGGGTGTCGCTGCGGCCGAAGCCGTCGGTGCCCAGCACGGTGTACTTCGTGGGCACGAACTCGCGGATCTGGTTGGCGAAGGTGCGCACGTAGTCGGTGGCGGCGATCGCCGGGCCCTGGCGGCCTTCCAGCAACTGGGTGACGTACGGCTTGCGCTGTTCGCCTTCCGGATTGAGGCGGTTCCAGCGCACGGCGTCTTCGCCGTCGCGCGCCAGTTCGGTGAAGCTCGGGCAGGACCAGATGTCGGCGGTGACGCCGAAATCCTTGTCCAGCAGTTCGGCCGCCGCGATGGCTTCGCGCAGGATGGTGCCGCTGCCCATGAGCTGCACGCGCAGCTCGCCCTTCTTCGCCTTGCCCGCGTCCTTGAGCAGGTACATGCCCTTGATGATGCCGTCGGCCGCGCCTTCGGGCATGTCCGGGTGGCTGTAGTTCTCGTTCATCAGGGTGAGGTAGTAGTACTCGTCCTGCTGCTCGGTGAGCATGCGCTGCATGCCGTGCTGCAGGATCACCGCCACTTCGAAACCGAACGTTGGATCGTAGCTGCGGCAGTTCGGGATGGCGCTGGCCAGCAGGTGGCTGTGGCCGTCTTCGTGCTGCAGGCCTTCACCGTTCAACGTGGTGCGGCCGGCGGTGGCGCCCAGCAGGAAGCCGCGCGCGCGCATGTCCGCGGCCTGCCATGCGCTGTCGCCGATGCGCTGGAAGCCGAACATCGAGTAGTAGATGTAGAACGGCAGCATCGGCAGGTCGTTGGTGCTGTAGCTGGTGGCGGCGGCCATCCAGCTGGTGAACGCACCGGCCTCGGTGATGCCCTCTTCCAGCACCTGGCCCGCCGCGTCCTCGCGGTAGTACATCAACTGGTCGCGGTCGACCGGCTTGTACTTCTGGCCGTGCGGCGCGTAGATGCCGATCTGGCGGAACAGGCCTTCCATGCCGAAGGTGCGCGCCTCGTCGGCGACGATCGGCACGCAGCGCGGGCCTACCTGCTTGTCGCGCAGGATGATGTTGAGCGACTGCACGAACGACATCGTGGTGCTGATCTCGCGATCGCCGGTGCTCTTGAGCAGGCGGTCGAAGGCTTCCAGCTTCGGCACTTCCAGCGTCTGGCTGCTCTTGCGGCGACGCTGCGGCAGGTAGCCGCCCAGCGCCTTGCGGCGCTCGTGCATGTATTCGATTTCCGGCGACTTCTCGCCCGGGTTGAAGAACGGCACCTTGCCATCGGCCAGCTGCGCGTCGGTCACCGGGATGTTGAAGCGGTCGCGGAAGATGCGGACGGCTTCGTCGTCGAGCTTCTTGGTCTGGTGCGTGGGGTTGAGCGATTCGCCCGCCGCGCCCATGCCGTAACCCTTCACCGTCTTGGCGAGGATCACCGTCGGCATGCCCTTGGTGTTCACCGCTTCGTGGTATGCGGCGTAGACCTTGTGCGGGTCGTGGCCGCCGCGGTTGAGGCGCCAGATGTCGTCGTCGGACAGGTTCGCCACCAGCTGCGCGGTTTCGGCGTACTTGCCGAAGAAGTTCTCGCGCGTGTACTTGCCGCCGAACGCCTTGCAGTTCTGGTATTCGCCGTCGACGGTTTCCATCATCAGCTGGCGCAGCTTGCCGCTGGTGTCGCGCGCCAGGAGCGGATCCCAGTAGCTGCCCCAGATGGTCTTGATGACGTTCCAGCCGGCGCCGCGGAACTGGCCTTCCAGTTCCTGGATGATCTTGCCGTTGCCGCGCACCGGGCCGTCCAGGCGCTGCAGGTTGCAATTGATGACGAAGACCAGGTTGTCCAGGCCTTCGCGACCGGCCACCGAGATGGCGCCGAGCGATTCGGGTTCGTCCGTCTCGCCGTCGCCGAGGAACGCCCACACCTTGCGGTCGGTCTTGGGCAGCAGGCCGCGGCCTTCCAGGTACTTCCAGTTGCGCGCCTGGTAGATGGCGGCGAGCGGACCCAGGCCCATCGACACCGTCGGCACCTGCCAGTAATCGGGCATCAGCCACGGGTGCGGGTACGACGAGATGCCGCGGCCGTCGACTTCCATGCGGAAGTTGTCGAGCTGGGACTCGCTGATGCGGCCTTCGAGGAACGAACGGGCGTAGATGCCCGGCGAGCTGTGGCCCTGCACGCCGATGACGTCGCCCGGATGGTCGCCGTCCGGACCGCGCCAGAAGTGGTTGAAGCCCACGTCATAGAGCGTGGCGGCCGACGCGAACGACGCGATGTGGCCGCCGAGTTCGCCCGGCTTGCGGTTCGCGCGCACGACCATCGCCAGCGCGTTCCAGCGGATGATGGAGCGGATGCGCCATTCCATCGCGTGGTCGCCCGGGCTCTTGGCCTCCAGGTGCGCGGGAATGGTGTTGATGTATTCGGTGGTGGGCTGGAACGGCAGGTGCGCGCCGGCGCGGCGCGTGACCTCGACCATGCCTTCGAGCAGCTGGTGGGCGCGTTCGGCGCCATCGCGCGCGATGACGGCCTGGACGGACTCGATCCACTCGCGGGTTTCGGTCGGGTCCGGGTCGTTCTGGATCAGGTCGGTGATGACAGCGTGGAGAGACGTCATGCGTATCGCGGCCCCTATTGGCCGCGCCTCGTGTGGGGACGGGTTAGAGCATCGATTCTAACAGCCGGACCCGGCTCGCCGGACCCCGCTTCTGGCCCGCTGCGTTGCGACGAAAGGCGAATGGCGGCGCGGGGTTGCGTACGGGGGCGGATGGGTGGGCGGGCCGGTTTGGGCGCCTGTCCAGGGCGTTGGTGCACGACGATGCGGCACTTCCTTCGGGGCTGCGCCATCAGCCCCTCTCCCACTGGGAGAGGGTTGGGGCGAGGGTCGGGGCGTGCGACTACGCCCGCGTTCGCGATGCTCGGCTGTTGTAGCCCGGGTAAGCGAAGCGCACCCGGGGAACCTCCGCCGAGGCGACCTGAAACCCGGGTGCGCTCCGCTTACCCGGGCTACAACAGCATCGCGAGTGTCTGGGCTACGGGCCTGGGTCCCGGCTTTCGCCGGGATGACGGTTGAAGGTCGGGGTGGTTCGCGCTTACCGCACCGGCGGAATCGCCGCGCCCAGTACCTGCCGCTGGAAGTCGGCCATCTCCGCACGCGTCACGCGGCCGTCGTGGTCCGCGTCCATGTGCTCGAACAGCGCCCGCGCCCCGGCGGCGTGTTCGGCGGCGGTGACCACGCCGTCGCCGTCCAGGTCCATCGGCATGGGGTCGTCGATGATCGGCGCGGGCGGCGCGACCGGCACGGCCGGCGGCGTTGCCGGATCGGGCGAAACCGCGGCGGCCGGCGGCGTCGGAGAGCTCGTTTGCGCGGAGATGACGATGGGCACGGCCACAATGGCCATAACGAGCAACGCGCGGATTGCGACCTTCATGACCCCACCCCAGCAGGAAGAACGTGTGTGTGCGTGTTCCGGCCGACACCCTAACGGTGCGGCCGTGTGCGGAATTTCACGGCGCGCGCGGCGGGGACCGGCCGCAGCGCCCATGGCGCTGGGCCTGGCGATCGCGGCCGCGCTGTTCCACTCCCCTGCCCCGGCGCAGTCGCGCGAGGCCACCACGCTGGACACCGTCGAAGTGCTCGGCACGCGGCATGCGTTGTCGGACTTCCCCGGTTCGATCAGCGTCATCGAAGGCGACACGCTGCGCGCGGGCCAGCGGCAGGTGTCGCTGGCCGAATCGCTGGTGCGCGCGCCGGGCATCACCGTGCTCGATCGCCAGAACTACGCGCAGGACCTGCAGGTGCAGAGCCGCGGCTTCGGCGCGCGATCGACCTTCGGCATCCGCGGGATCAAGCTCATCGTCGACGGTATTCCGTCGTCGGCGCTGGACGGACAAGGCCAGGCCGCGAGCTTCCCGCTGAGCGCGCTCGACCGCATCCAGGTGCTGCGCGGCCCGCTCGCACTGCAATACGGCAACGCCGCCGGCGGCGCGATCGTCGGCGAAACCGCGTTCGACGGGCCGCCGGCGGAAATCGAGGGCTGGGTCGGCTCGAATGCCAGCGCGCGCGTGGCGGCGGGCTTCGAAGGCGCGAGTCCCGACGAGGCATGGCGCTGGCGTGCGCTCGGCAGCTGGTTCACGACCGACGGCGACCGACCGCACAGCGCGGCCGAACGCGCGCAGCTCGACGGCGTCGCGCAATACGCGCCGAACGACCACGCACGGCTCCGCATCGTCGCCGGCGCGCTGAGCCAGCCTTACACGGACGATCCGCTGGGCCTCACGCGCGAACAATGGGAGCGCGATCCGCACGGCACCGATCCCGTCGCCGAGCAGTTCGACACGCGCAAGAAGATCGACAACACGCAGCTCGGCGCGCGTTGGGAAGACGCCTATGCGCAAGGTCGCGAATACTGGATCGGCGCCTACGGCGTCACGCGCGACGTCGTGCAGTTCCTCGCGATTCCGCCCGTCGCGCAGCGCGCGCCGAGCAGTGCCGGTGGCGTGATCGACCTGGGGCGCCGTTCGACGGGGATCGATGCGGGGCATCGCTGGGATTTCGCGCGCGGCGCGTTGACGGTGGGCGCGGAAGCGGGCTGGCTGGACGAAGAACGCCGCGGCTACGAGAACTTCGTCGGCGATGAACTCGGCGTGCGCGGCCGCCTGCGACGCGACGAGGACAACCGCATCCGCAGCACCGAAGCATTCGTGCTCGGCGAGCTGCGCCCGGCGCAGGACTGGACCGTGCTCGGCGCGGTGCGTCGCGCGAAGCTGCGCTTCGAGTCGGACGATCACTACATCGCGCCCGGCAACGGGGACGACAGCGGCTCGCTGGATTACGGCGAAACGGCGGCGGCGCTGGGCGTGTCGCGCGCGTTCGGCAATGGCGAGGTGTTCGCCAGTATCGGCCACGGGTTCGAAACGCCGACGGTGACGGAACTCGCGTATCGACCCGATGGCAGCGCCGGCTTCAACACCGACCTCGAACCAGCGCAGTTCGATACCGGCGAGATCGGCGCGCGGTGGCGGTTTTCCGCTGGGAAAGCCAGCGTGTCGGCGTATCGCATCGACGGCGAGGACGAGATCGTGCCGGCCGACAATCGCGGCGGCCGCGCGAGTTTCGCCAACGCCGGAAGCACGCGTCGCGAAGGCGTCGAGGCCGGTTTCGAAGGCCGTTTCCATCCGCAATGGTCGTACGCGCTCACGGCGAACTGGCTGCGGGCGCGCTTCACCGAACGCTTCTCGTACACCGTGCTCACCAGCGGCGTGGAGCGCGTGCAGGTCGTCGAAGCGGGCAACCGCATTCCCGGCATTCCGCGCGCGGACGGCTACGCCGAACTCGCCTGGAACACGCGCGACAACCGCACCGTCGCCGCCATCGAAATGCGCGCGAGCGACGGCGTGCCTACGGACGATCGCAATACCGACGCGTCGAACGGCTACGCGACGTTCGCGCTGCGCATGCAATGGCGCGCGGCGAACAGCGGCTGGTACGGCTTCGCGCGCGTGGACAACGTGTTCGATCGCGACTACGTCGGCTCGGTCATCGTGAACGAGGGCAACGCACGCTATTTCGAACCGGCGCCGGGCCGCGGCTTCACGTTGGGCTTCGGCTGGAAGGCGGGCGGCTGACCGGCCTCGCGCGGCGACAACGCCCCGCGCGCTAGCCTGCGCGCGGAGCGTTCGTTGGCCGGGAGGCACCCATGCGCGACCTGCTTGCGGCATGCTGCATCGCGCTGGCGGTGGCGGCGT from Lysobacter auxotrophicus encodes the following:
- a CDS encoding DUF3883 domain-containing protein, which codes for MDLEQGETGEPWTRREVEATVTAYFQMLRMQELGQRLNKAEHNRRLLEKLPARNLKAIEYKHRNISAVMNLYGAQMLSGYRPATNFQQLLVDVVGQTLAQDRAFDEAAIRSVETPAEVPVLGSFEDFLVEAPKVKERVQEQRAEWIRRAPVKRDYLERESRNRSLGLAGELLVMEYEARRLHEEGAKRFADRIEHVSQVRGDGTGYDILSFDADGRERFIEVKTTAYMAETPFFVTPNEVDFSSEQFRQFHLYRLFAFRKRPRMFVLTGPVAANCHLEANGFRATVMGIQPPSI
- a CDS encoding type I restriction enzyme HsdR N-terminal domain-containing protein, whose protein sequence is MAAVPKKVAERLVAGLKRYQPILAAARARDVGEADTVTIIKDMLADVFGYDKYSDVTSEHSIRSTFCDLAIKIDGQLQTLIEVKAIGLDLKDTHVKQAIDYAANQGVDWVLLTNGITWRVYHLIFAKPIDQELVLEIDFCALNPRAAGDVELLYLWCKEGWQRSMLGEYHTQRQALSRFFLGALLQTDTVLDVIRRELRRVSPDVRIDTAQIKDVLISEVIKRDVLEGDKADEARKKIARAANIALRTTMPKPRKAKEDAAVEVDAQMEGG
- the aceE gene encoding pyruvate dehydrogenase (acetyl-transferring), homodimeric type — translated: MTSLHAVITDLIQNDPDPTETREWIESVQAVIARDGAERAHQLLEGMVEVTRRAGAHLPFQPTTEYINTIPAHLEAKSPGDHAMEWRIRSIIRWNALAMVVRANRKPGELGGHIASFASAATLYDVGFNHFWRGPDGDHPGDVIGVQGHSSPGIYARSFLEGRISESQLDNFRMEVDGRGISSYPHPWLMPDYWQVPTVSMGLGPLAAIYQARNWKYLEGRGLLPKTDRKVWAFLGDGETDEPESLGAISVAGREGLDNLVFVINCNLQRLDGPVRGNGKIIQELEGQFRGAGWNVIKTIWGSYWDPLLARDTSGKLRQLMMETVDGEYQNCKAFGGKYTRENFFGKYAETAQLVANLSDDDIWRLNRGGHDPHKVYAAYHEAVNTKGMPTVILAKTVKGYGMGAAGESLNPTHQTKKLDDEAVRIFRDRFNIPVTDAQLADGKVPFFNPGEKSPEIEYMHERRKALGGYLPQRRRKSSQTLEVPKLEAFDRLLKSTGDREISTTMSFVQSLNIILRDKQVGPRCVPIVADEARTFGMEGLFRQIGIYAPHGQKYKPVDRDQLMYYREDAAGQVLEEGITEAGAFTSWMAAATSYSTNDLPMLPFYIYYSMFGFQRIGDSAWQAADMRARGFLLGATAGRTTLNGEGLQHEDGHSHLLASAIPNCRSYDPTFGFEVAVILQHGMQRMLTEQQDEYYYLTLMNENYSHPDMPEGAADGIIKGMYLLKDAGKAKKGELRVQLMGSGTILREAIAAAELLDKDFGVTADIWSCPSFTELARDGEDAVRWNRLNPEGEQRKPYVTQLLEGRQGPAIAATDYVRTFANQIREFVPTKYTVLGTDGFGRSDTRENLRRHFEVDRFHIAHAAIAALAAEGKMTAKDVARAIKQYKIDSEKPNPIGV
- a CDS encoding TonB-dependent receptor family protein; translation: MALGLAIAAALFHSPAPAQSREATTLDTVEVLGTRHALSDFPGSISVIEGDTLRAGQRQVSLAESLVRAPGITVLDRQNYAQDLQVQSRGFGARSTFGIRGIKLIVDGIPSSALDGQGQAASFPLSALDRIQVLRGPLALQYGNAAGGAIVGETAFDGPPAEIEGWVGSNASARVAAGFEGASPDEAWRWRALGSWFTTDGDRPHSAAERAQLDGVAQYAPNDHARLRIVAGALSQPYTDDPLGLTREQWERDPHGTDPVAEQFDTRKKIDNTQLGARWEDAYAQGREYWIGAYGVTRDVVQFLAIPPVAQRAPSSAGGVIDLGRRSTGIDAGHRWDFARGALTVGAEAGWLDEERRGYENFVGDELGVRGRLRRDEDNRIRSTEAFVLGELRPAQDWTVLGAVRRAKLRFESDDHYIAPGNGDDSGSLDYGETAAALGVSRAFGNGEVFASIGHGFETPTVTELAYRPDGSAGFNTDLEPAQFDTGEIGARWRFSAGKASVSAYRIDGEDEIVPADNRGGRASFANAGSTRREGVEAGFEGRFHPQWSYALTANWLRARFTERFSYTVLTSGVERVQVVEAGNRIPGIPRADGYAELAWNTRDNRTVAAIEMRASDGVPTDDRNTDASNGYATFALRMQWRAANSGWYGFARVDNVFDRDYVGSVIVNEGNARYFEPAPGRGFTLGFGWKAGG